In Vigna angularis cultivar LongXiaoDou No.4 chromosome 8, ASM1680809v1, whole genome shotgun sequence, the DNA window acgGTTAAAAGTTCCACGTCGACTAAGGATAAGGtcgatttataatatataagtggatgcaattTTATTTGGGGTTGAGTCTCACACTCAAAATGTATATACCTCCGCGTGAAAGATTGTATTGAAAGTCTTACATTGATTAGGGATAATTGGAAGTTCTACATCTATTAGGGATAAGGCcgatttaataatatataagtgaatacaaacctcactttacaaaccgattttataagattgagttagttttaaaattcacttcttaacacaaatttatacaaatttataataagaaacGAAATGAatcttaaaaagtaaaagaagttTTGGTATCCCTTAATTTAGATACTCTttgattaagttaaaaatacatataagcAACATATAAACACATATAAACATTTGTATCATTCCTCCATCAACCCTAGCAAAATGGATTTGTTCCTTGTGAGTAACCTAAACACCACTGCACTTGCTCTCTTTTCTCTAACATTACTGTTATctttctctctatttctctttcgTCCCTCCAAAGCCGGTAGTAATCTGCCAGAACCTCCAATGGCCTCAGGTGCATGGCCCATACTCGGCCATCTCATGCTTCTCGGGGGCTCACCAACACCCCACAAGACGTTGGCAGCCATGGCTGACAAATATGGACCCCTCTTCACCATCAAGCTCGGTTCTAGACGCGCTTTGGTTCTCAGCAACTGGAAAATGACGAAAGAATGTTACACCACAAACGACGTCGTCGTCTCCTCTCGCTCCAAGCTCGTGGCCATTGAACACGTTGCGTACAACCAAGCAAGTTTTGGGTTCGCACCCTATGGTCCTTACTGGCGTGAGATACGGAAGATTGTGACCATGTTCCTCTCCGACCGCAAAACGGAGCTTCTAAGCCGCGTTAGGGTTTCTGAGATTCGAAGTTCTGTTAAAGAGCTGTTTCATGTTTGGTCGGAGAAGAAGGGGAGTGATgagtgtgtggtggtggagatgAAGCAGTGGTTCACAGAGTTGGTGTTCAATATAGTTTTCCAAACCATGGCTGGGAAGCGATTATTTGGTAAAATCTTTCTGTCTAAAAACAAGCATTAGAAGCTCTCTCTTCTGATCTTGCATCTCAGAAAACCTTATAAAGTGTGATTAAAAGAATGTTCTTtccatttttgttgtttgaatttAAAGATATATTGAAGAGAGATTTGTTTTGGCAATAGGTAAAACCGCAGTGGTTAGTGAGAAAGATGCAGAAAAGTGTGTGAAGGCTTTGAGGGAGTTCATGCAGATGTTGGGAGTGTGCACGGTGGCTGATGCTGTTCCTGTTCTGAGGTGGATGAATTTGGGAGTGAAAGCCATGAAAGAAACTGCCAGAGAATTGGATGTGATCTTAGATGAGTGGTTGGTGGAGCACAGCAAGAAGAGGGCTTTATTTGGTGAAAAGGGTGTTGAAAGTGACGACCAAGACTTCATGGATACGATGCTTTCAGTTCTTGAAGGTGCCACCATCGATGGCTTCGATGCTGCTACTATAAACAAAGCCACAACATTGGTATGTGTGTTGcatataacaatttttcatgGATTGTATATGCTTAAATTTGGTCTTCTTATTGCTTCTTTAATCTGTTTCTGgttcatttaaagaaaaattatactttaCGCGCGccttataaaacaaaattctttATAATCTATtctaacaatataataatattattaaaatgtataaacaaatataattaaaacattaatatattaaagtatcaactatatattatttttctttcaaatcctCCGTATATTTAATCCGTACATTTCATTACACTAccaaatattattttcctttaaCATCCTCGGCATGTTTAAAAGTAAGTAGCTATATGATAATTACTATAGGTTTATATCTATGggtatcattttcatttttataaaaactccAACTTTAACTGAAATCTCATTAGTTTCTTACATGTAAAAGTCAGTAACTATATGATAATTACTCTAGGTTTATCTATGggtatctttttcatttttataaaaactccAACTTTAACTGAAAGCTCATTAGTTTCTTACATGTAATTTTACTGAATGATTTcttttactaaacaaaaatcTATTAAGATAACATGGTACCAGTGgtattcaaatttataaaccaAGTCTTACAAAAtgtcaattaatttaaaagtgcTAAATAGAATCAATACTCCaattagaaactaatttatattattaccaaaattttagctacttatattattaatattaatagaaactaatttataagtaaaatttttGTTTGCCTAACATCTTTCTTAATTATAGAATTTGCATTTGATATCTGCAGGCACTGATTTTGGGTGCCACGGATACAAGCACTGTCACTCTTACATGGGTGATATGTTTCTTGTTGAAAAATCCTCTTATATTAGAAAAGGTAAAAGAAGAGATTAGCACTCACATTGGGAAAGAGAGATTCATAAGTGAGTCAGATGTGAATAAGTTAGTATACCTTCAAGCAGTAGTGAAAGAGACACTGAGATTGTATCCACCAGGACCTCTTTCAGCACCTCGTGAATTCACAGAAGATTGCATGTTAGGTGGATATCACATAAAAAAGGGAACTCGATTAATCACAAACTTGTGGAAGATCCAAACTGATCCTAATATTTGGTTGGATCCATTGAAATTCAAACCAGAAAGATTTATTACTACTCACAGAGATGTTGATGTTAAAGGTCAAAATTTTGAGTTGCTACCGTTTGGAAGTGGCAGAAGAATATGTCCAGGAATATCCTTTGGTCTTAACATGATTCATTTAACTCTAGCTAATTTCTTACattcttttgaaatatttaataaacctAATGAAACTATTGATATGAGAGAAGCCCTTGGAATGACCAATGAAAAAGCTACTCCACTTGAGATTCTTGTTAAACCACGTTTGTCCTCAAACTATTATGAATCCATGTGATGTGGTAGCAGTGTTATTATCTGTTctaataaattagttaaaacTACACTTTGTAATCTTAAATTTGTCATGCAACATTGTTACAGATCATGGAATTTCTATCAGTGGAAGTGAGTGAAAGATAAAGATTTTCAGTTTTGTGTGCATCTggttttattatatgattagtTACTTCCTTGTAAGATCATATTATCTCCTACTTCCCTTGTGAATTTAAAGAGAATTTAACACAACCAACATCAATACgaataaatttgtttacatTATTTCGACAGTAGTTTTGACTTTGAGCAACTTAGCTAAATTCTCAAACGGTACTTATGAACAAGAGTTTGAACAATTAAAAAAGAGAGGTTAATCACTAGTACAGTTAAGGGAAATAATAGCGATTATTTTCGCTGATAGACACCGGTTCCTGAATCGAGGCATATTCGGGCGAGGTAAAAAGCGGTGGACTTTATGTCTCGGTTTTGAAACGGGACATATAATGATACGATTAGGCCTCGGTTCTAATAACCGAAATCGTTTCACTccctttactgcctcggttggagcctgaaccgaggcagtaaggtccttttttttatttttttttcttcttctttagccACTCGTATCATTTTGGTGCCTCAAGCTTCTTTTATGTCTTTGCTCAAGCttcttgacaaaaaaatttcacaaacaAACCAGACCAAACACGCTTAAATCACGCTTCAATGgcagataaaacaaattttttggtACAAAGGATCCttctcagattcaattcaacaaatcaatttaacaagtaaaatcaaattcaatttaacaaaggaaccaaacaaatcaaaacaaaatcaaatcttcGGTGTGAACTcagattcaattcaattcaaaacaaaaagaaatgaaatctgGAGAAAAAAGCTTCTGGATTCGCCTCCGCCACCTCAATCGCCGCCTCCGCCTCCGCCTCCGCCATCACCGCTTCCTCTGccgcttctcctcctcctccgccacATCCTCTGCATTCGCCTCCGCGCCCTCCGCATTCGCCCCCGCGCCCTCCGCATCCGCCACCGCCATGCCGATATTCTCCTCCAGCCGCCGCATCTCATCGGAGATTGTCCACTCCTCTGTCGCGCGCTGCTCTTCCTCCGCCGCCGCCGACTACGCGATGCCTCTCCTTCCTCTTCATCGCGTGCTCTTTACGGAAACGGTGGTAGATCTGGGGCTGGCAGTGGCGTGGTGTGGTTTAGTTGTGGGAGGTTCGCGGGGGTAAGGAAGAAGCGGCAATGGAATGGAGGGAGAGAAGAATCCAAGAGCGAGAGGTGGCGAGAGCCtggggagggaggcgagagccaagggaggcgagagcgaggggaggggaggggaggcgagagccaggggagggagggagggagagcCAGGGGAGGCGAGAGTGCGGAGGGAGCTAGGTTAACTTGGGGAAAATTTtgggaaaaaaaagagaggcttatatgcctcgggTCTGAGGTAGTAGAGGcttatgcctcggtccttcctACCAACCAATGTCGTATAGTTCTTTCACCTCGGGTTTCTCTTAACCGCGTCAGAAACTACGTCAGACACTGATAATTAGGCACCGGTTGCCTTCACAACCGAAGTGAGATCTCTTTTTGGCACCGGTCTCGTCTGAACCGAGGCTTATAAGGTTTCGTTAATTACGAAACTGCCACCGTGTCTGAATAGACAACGGTTTTGTGTAAAAAAAggtctattgtgcgagtttaaaagtaTACATAGCAAAAAACGGTGATGCTTatcaatttttactatttcatttttttccgtATATATATCCCAATTACAATTCAGTACTATAAGATATATAacgtaaaaaaaatatcaaattaacttttaaatattaatataattaaattggcATATTATTAATGTCCCTGTTAATATTTGGGCACAATTTGTGTCAATATATCATagtgattatttttataaataacttaaactattttataattattttgattatttaaacgAAATTTAGTAGAGTTTAGGTTCAAcgaatataatttttgttctctcattattattattacgtTTTTATCTCCTATTTTTCAATCACGTTCTTCGGTCAATGtaatatttataagtatatattttttcataatgttTCTAAAATACGTAATTagaaactttttaatatatttcaaattgtatttttcaaaaagcatagaaaatttatttttcatctttctactaaaattaattataacaattttctactctttccttttccttttctttctttctgtttgattataattagttatattcAATGTGAAAGATGCATGAATGCGTTGGTCTTGTTATTGGTCACATGAGTCAATGTCTCACTGCTACACTTTTATCCTTCCTGGTCAACTATCCTTGGTCACCAAGGTTGTCCAATTATTCGCTTCAGCCACCTTAAAATAAACTAGTAGGTGGGTTTGGTCAATGTAAAACTTTCGGAGTTTcctaaaataagttttatgtacagtaaaaataaatgttataagaATAGAAATactgaattttaattttgtaggaacaaaaacaaaaaatattacagtaatataaaaagttatttataaattaaaaaaaatgtatttttaaaaaaaaaaatcaatatttgaaGTATTCATAATAACCCTTGTTTCGTCTCCAAGTTTTGTCTCTATTATGCAGAACTATCgactaatatattataatacttGCAGATCACGTAACAAAAAGTTGCTATAGTAGAATATCTTATATTTCATACACAACATTACAAAAATTTTGACTATTCCACACAAGCTTCCATTcattattataaacaaaaaatgacGCCATATTGGTCAAACATGTGGCCATGCAGAAAGGTTAGACCCATGCTTTCCCTATAAAagcagaaagaaaaacagtttcAAGACATTCCACCTTAACAAGCAAAAATGGACTTTCTCCTAAATTGCTTAACCTTAAACACCACCACTCTTATTGCATCGTTTCTTTCTCTAATCTTGTTATTTTTCTATCTATATCGTAGAATTTCTTCTGAGAAACGGGCTCCTATAGTGAAAGGTGCATGGCCAATACTTGGTCATCTTTCACTGTTAAATGGTTCAAAAACACCCCATAGAACTTTGGCTGCTTTGGCTGACAAGTATGGACCCTTGTTCACCATCAAACTCGGTCTGAAAGATGCTTTGGTGCTCAGCAACTGGGAAATGTCCAAGGAACTCTTCACCACAAACGACCTTGCCGTTTCATCACGCCCTAAACTCGTTGCTGTGGAAGTCATGTCCTACAACCAAGCCTTCGTAGGGTTGGCTCCATACGGACCCTATTGGCGAGAGCTTCGAAAGATTGTGACTAAAGAGTTTCTCTCCAACCGCAGAATAGAGCAACTCAGCCACATTCGTATCTCAGAGATTCAAACCTCATTCAAAGAGCTATGCGATTTATGCAATACTAGTGTAAACAACAAGAAGGAGAATGAATCTAGTTATGGTGCTGCTACTTTGGTGGACATGAAAGAGTGgtttgaacatttgactttCAATATAATAGTGAGGATGGTGGTGGGGAAGAGGTACTTTGGTGTGGCGCATGTGGAGGGCAAGGAGAAGGCAGAAAGGTTTATGAAGAATTTAGATGAGTTCATGAATTTGATGGGCACTTTCACTGTGGCTGATGGGGTTCCTTGCTTGAGGTGGTTGGATCTGGGGGGCCATGAGAAGGCCATGAAAGCAACGGCTAAGGAAATGGACACGTTGTTGAGTGAGTGGTTGGAGGAGCACCGTGAGAAGAAGGGTTTGGGTGAAAAGGTTAAGGGCGATCAAGACTTCATGGATGTGATGATTTCAGCACTTAATGGGGCTCCGATTCATGGGTTTGATGCTGATACCATTTGCAAAGCCACTACCCTGGTAAGTATAGTAATGAGCCATTTACTAAAATGCTATGAACATGGACATGGAAGCAAAATTGTATTCTGTCAAATATTGAATAGTATTTCCAGTTTATTTCCTGTTTTTGTTCGAAGAATTCTTGGTGAAGCTTGAACATATTTGCAGGAATTGATTTTGGGTGGAACTGATTCAACTGCTGTTACTCTTACATGGGCACTTAGTCTGCTAGTACGAAATCCTCTTGCAATGGAAAAGGCTAAAGAAGAAATAGACATGCAAATTGGGAAAGATGGATACATAAGAGAATCAGACATAAGCAAACTTGTGTATCTTCAAGCCATAGTGAAAGAGACATTAAGATTGTATCCACCAGCACCTCTTTCATCACCTCGTGTATTCATAGAAAACTGCATCTTAGGTGGCTACCACATAAAAAAGGGAACTCGACTAATGCATAACCTGTGGAAGATCCACAGAGACCCTAGTGTTTGGTCAGATCCTTTAGAATTCAAACCAGAAAGGT includes these proteins:
- the LOC128193612 gene encoding cytochrome P450 82A3-like, coding for MDLFLVSNLNTTALALFSLTLLLSFSLFLFRPSKAGSNLPEPPMASGAWPILGHLMLLGGSPTPHKTLAAMADKYGPLFTIKLGSRRALVLSNWKMTKECYTTNDVVVSSRSKLVAIEHVAYNQASFGFAPYGPYWREIRKIVTMFLSDRKTELLSRVRVSEIRSSVKELFHVWSEKKGSDECVVVEMKQWFTELVFNIVFQTMAGKRLFGKTAVVSEKDAEKCVKALREFMQMLGVCTVADAVPVLRWMNLGVKAMKETARELDVILDEWLVEHSKKRALFGEKGVESDDQDFMDTMLSVLEGATIDGFDAATINKATTLALILGATDTSTVTLTWVICFLLKNPLILEKVKEEISTHIGKERFISESDVNKLVYLQAVVKETLRLYPPGPLSAPREFTEDCMLGGYHIKKGTRLITNLWKIQTDPNIWLDPLKFKPERFITTHRDVDVKGQNFELLPFGSGRRICPGISFGLNMIHLTLANFLHSFEIFNKPNETIDMREALGMTNEKATPLEILVKPRLSSNYYESM
- the LOC128193630 gene encoding cytochrome P450 82A3-like; amino-acid sequence: MDFLLNCLTLNTTTLIASFLSLILLFFYLYRRISSEKRAPIVKGAWPILGHLSLLNGSKTPHRTLAALADKYGPLFTIKLGLKDALVLSNWEMSKELFTTNDLAVSSRPKLVAVEVMSYNQAFVGLAPYGPYWRELRKIVTKEFLSNRRIEQLSHIRISEIQTSFKELCDLCNTSVNNKKENESSYGAATLVDMKEWFEHLTFNIIVRMVVGKRYFGVAHVEGKEKAERFMKNLDEFMNLMGTFTVADGVPCLRWLDLGGHEKAMKATAKEMDTLLSEWLEEHREKKGLGEKVKGDQDFMDVMISALNGAPIHGFDADTICKATTLELILGGTDSTAVTLTWALSLLVRNPLAMEKAKEEIDMQIGKDGYIRESDISKLVYLQAIVKETLRLYPPAPLSSPRVFIENCILGGYHIKKGTRLMHNLWKIHRDPSVWSDPLEFKPERFLTTHQHVDLKGRHFELLPFGSGRRMCAGMSLGLNVLHFTLANMLHSFDISNPSTEPVDMTELFGFVNTRATPLEVLVKPRLPPNYYESL